From Girardinichthys multiradiatus isolate DD_20200921_A chromosome 19, DD_fGirMul_XY1, whole genome shotgun sequence:
agtatatatattatcacttattttttgacattttaggggaagatgagcttcccttgcagtcttagagcaatcgtcACTGCTCCACAACGATGTAAAAGCTTCATTACTAGTTACCACAATTGATGCTGCTTAGGGAGGCACGAGCAGTTATATTGTTTAGGGTGTAATTACTTTTCACATAGACTCATGTTGGTTTCCTCTGCTTATCTTTGTGAGAAATTCAAATtattttgatgatctgaaacatttaaatgtgacaaaaatggaagaaatctgttttacattttcacagcactgcataTTTGTAATTTTAGTCAGATATTTATGGCTCTATTTCACATCAGTCTTCAAACTCAGTGTTTGTTCCTCCCAGCTACATTCTTTGTTTTGTATCCGAGTCTTCTCCCAGAGACAAAATGTGACTTCCAGACACCTACCAAGCATTCAAAGCCAATTTTGCCACAATGATCAACACAAACATCTAATGCCACACTGGCTGCAATGTCCCCAACAACAAAGACAATGTACCTTTAATTCTTCCGTCAAAGTGAGGGTTGGTGGCCACCTTGAGGCCGGGGTGAGGCATCAGGAAGCTGGAGATGTTGGTGAAGCAAGAGTGGATGTGCTTCCGCACATTCTGAAGTTCTTCATGCTGgttctctgagatctgcagcgGAAGCACATGGGCCTGATTCAGTTTGCCAAAACTCAGCGACAAGCTCAtctcaataaataagaatatcaAAAAGATCATTTATGTCTGGAATTTATTTCACTCATGTCATCTCATTAAATAGATTCATTCCACACAGGGTGATACATTtctattattttgaaaagtatAGCTAATAGCTAGTGAAAACTTCAGTTTGTATATAGTGTTTAGAGGCTTAATTCACTTAAGTTTAATGACCAAACAATCACAGTGATATCATGCTCATTAAAACAGGTATTTGTACCTTTGGCaatgtgggcaggtgccaagccCTGCTggcaaataaaatcaaaatctccataaaacttgtcagcagaaggaaacaTAAAGTTTCCAtgaaatttcctggtagatccCTGCCCTGACTtcaaaaaacacagtggaccaacaccagcagatgacatggcaccccaaatcatcactgaatGTGAAAATCACCCCTGGACCTCAAGCagtgtggattctgtgcctcttcaTTCTTCCTCCAGTCTCTGGGACCTTTGGGccactgagaaacagtccagctctttttctcttttagcGACACTTTAGAGACACTTttgatgttgtctctggttcagaaaTGCCCTAACACAAGGAATTAACAGCTGTAGCCCTTGTTCTGATAAATCTGTGTGCTGGCTCCTGAAGCTCTGACTACACTAGCTGACCACACACTTGTGAATCTCCCATACGtttgaatgggctttgcttcaaaATTCTCTCAAGGCTGCGGTTATGCCTGTTGCTTGTGCAATTTTTTGTACCATAGTTTTTTCTTCCACCTAACTTTCCATGAATATGCTCGGATACAGGACTCTGAAGAAACTGGTTCTTTAACACTTATCTTTTTGTGGTTTACTGTACTTGTGAAGAGTATCAGTGACTGCCTGTTGAACAACAGTCAACTCAGTCAACATGACTACGTAGACACCAACACAACCGTAACATAAAATTTCTGCCTTAAAAAACgtattagtttttttaatacaaacatttttgagaaactgaattttgtataatttttttgttagcTGTATGCCATAATTAACATAATTAATATAGAAAAGAAATAATCTGTTGAAtcaaattaatgaaataattgCAACTTTTGATGACATTCTAATTTAGCGACATGCATCTGTAGGTTTGTAAAGGAGGAAAGTGGTCCAGCTACGTGAATTGCTTCAGTAAAATCAGTGGTGACTGACCTTCAGTCTCTTCTCAAGAAACTTCATGCCTCCCTCCTGTCCATAAGGAAACTCGTATGGAAAACTCCAGTCTCGAACTAGGAAAATCAGGGACTAGGAAAAAAAGTGCCCCATCATGTAGCACTGCACATTAGGTCACATTTCAAATGATTCAAATTGCTAATTTGAACTTCGTCTTGACAGGTAGTACCTAAattattgtttaaaacaaaaaagccttCAATATTTAAAGCTgttaaatttctttaaaatgtattttcaagcAGTATTTAGTTGGAAACAAGTGACATAGAAACACCTGCAGTACCTGGAAAGGTTTCAGGAAAGTCTCCTCCATCGCTAGTCTTCCATACTCAGTGAAAAGCTGAAAGACATCAGTTATAACCCAGAATACTTTGTTTCAGCATCACACCTTGGATTACCAATAAAGTTTGAGTTTTCATAATGATAAATTCTGCTTATATTAAATTTTAGAAATGCTCATTTTAGAATCATATGTCAtcaatatttgtatttgttttattttttttttacctgcaagTGCTGAAGATCATCCTCTTGTACATTCTGTGATATATTGTAAACCTAGAAGAGACAGTTTACTTACAGTATTTATATGCTGAGAACATTTAATGATGCTGGTGTGTCAGAACAATGGGTTTAACTGCTTTCTCTGGACCAAACCTCCAACCCAGAGTGCTCAGGAGTGCTCACATGTCATACCTGCATGGAGCTGATCATGGTGCTCAGGGCGAACACAGTGGCTGAATCCCTTAGCGTGGATTGGCTGTCAAATGTGCCCTGCGTGTCCATCAGCAACACAGCAACCTAGATCATCGGACACAAGAAGAAACTCTTTGTGTGTCTGTATATGTTCTACGGTTAACTTAGTCATTGGTAAAGATGCgaaaaaaaggctttaaaaaaatcataagttgttgtagttgtaaaatctcATAATATAAATTTTAGAAAAACCAACATTTGAGTACATTTGTTTAGTGGGGATAACCTATCCCATGTTAAGAATTACCGGTGTCACAATTATTGGTTTTTCTGAATTGTGAGgtctgacactgatgttggacgatGAGGCCTGGTTCGCAGTCTCCTCTCCAACACATCCCCAAGGTGTTCTATCTAATCCTGAGGTCAGGACTATGTGTAGGACTATCTCCGCTGCAATCTCACTCCATGTCTTTAaagaccttgctttgtgcactggtaAGGAGACGTGTTGGAACTGAATGGCACACCCCCAAACTGTTCTCACAGTGTGGGAAACATAAAGTTCTCAAAAATGTCTTTGTGTGCTGCAGCATTTAGAGAATCAATGCACCAAGCCCAATTTCCGATAAAACCCAAATACCATAAACCTCCCTTTAGCCACTTTACATTTGACACAATATAATTTAAATACCGTTTCATGGCAACTACTAAGCCCAGACTCATCTATTGGAATGCCTGACAGGAAGCATGGCAAATCACTGCCACGTGGCATGCCACCATTGAATCCGACACGTTGTATTGCACATGGAGATGTTTtgccatggaaacccattccacTGTTCTTGAACTAATCTGAAACCCACATTATGGTTGGAGGTCTGTAGTTATTGATCTGCACATAGTTGGTAACTTCTGCACACTGTTCCCCTTTAGCATGCGCTGTCCCACACTTTGTCCATAGCTCTGTTCCTGCTGCTCCAAAGCGCAACCCgttattttacaaatgtttgtaaaaGCAGTCTGAATGCCTAGGTGCTGGATTGTATACACCTGTGGGTGCTGAAGTGGTTAGAACACATGAATTCTGTAATTTGGAGGGGTGTcctaatacttttggcaatgcaGTACATTTTCCATCGACCTTattttttggatcattattcAGCATAGGCATTCAGACCAAATGATGCCCTGTTTTCAGTTTACTGGTTTTTCACTCTAACTACGTTCCCAGGGTAACTGGAAGAGAaacaagcccacagcatcacaggtcCTCTACCGTATCCACCGTAACAGTGGGCATGCGGTGCTTTTCCATATATTAATCCTTTGTTTCATTATAGACCCAGATTGTTGCTCAACCTTAGCCTCatttgaccaaagcacacagttccCGTTAAAGTCCCAGCAGAGTTTAGTAAACTCCACAGAAATGTATCACTCTCAAGCAAACGTCGGCATGTATGATGGTGTCTTGTTATGGAGACATGGTGACCTCAAGACGCCACTCTCTGCTTCAAATGATTTTTCTTTACCTTTCTTTTCATCCTGCTGAATGGCAAGATAAATATGGGTCCATGCCCAGCCTCCAGTTAAAAGAAACGTCAtttcacatcatatttatacccaatggaaacagaaagtcatgATTTACTAATTAGTAAGTCTCTTCAACTTCTCTTTCAGTTCCCCACCAAATGCATGCACTCAAATTAAAGACTGGcctagtatttttttttcaatgtgccattatgctactgcaataaaaaacattattttaaaggttttgcaCAGATAACATTGTGACTCTCACTGTTTGTCCCTTGTTGCTCTGTCATCCCTTTATCCAACTGCACAGTGAACTCATTCTGACCTTTCTTCCATCTGGTTTGTCCACCAGAAAGACCTCACTCCAGATTTGGATCCCAGTGGTTTCCCTCTCTGAGCCCCCCCTCCAGGAGAAGCCGGTCAAAGCCTCATTTGCATCTCCGAGCCAATTTTCAGACGCCTGAGCAACAGAACGACACAAATTGTTGTTAAATACCGcttgataaataataaatgacacGCTGTTTTAATTATGAAAGatagcaacaaaacaaaattcacaTGCAGCTAAAAACATAACCTAGACTAGGTATCAACGTGGATTGTTCCCAAACACCTGGTGAAGCTACAAATATGGAATATCCTCTTAAGAGCCACAATATCCAGACAACAAATATATCAAATAGCACATTTTAAAGTGTGGGGAAAAAAGTATTAACACACTTGtattcttttacattttgtcacattacaccatagactttagtgtattttagagattttaatgtgataaaccaacacaaagtggttgaAAATTGTGACAGAAAATTAAGCACGGCTTACAGGTTTCTCTTTATACATTAAAATTGAAATGTATTTCTCTCTGACAGCCTTTCTTCAAGGATTACGCTTCATTTCTACCAATagatcttcccatcaattctaACCAGCTTCTCTGCCTCTGTTGAAAAAacagcatcctcacagcatgatgcttttaacaccatgtttttttttattttaggtttttatgtgGCGCTAGTGGCTTTTATTCATCAGTAGCCGGAGAGGAAGAAGGACAGAGAAGAGGAAGATTTGCGGCAAATGACCCagggccgggaatcaaaccggGGACAACTGTGTTCAAGACTGTAGTCTCTGCATATGGTGCACCCGCTCTACCGCTGAGCCATGGGGCGCAACATCCTTTAATGTGGTGGTTCGaggtaaatacaaattcaggcaacacttttcaggttattatttatttaaaaaaataactaaaaccaGGCATTTGTTCTCCctttcacaattatacactgctttttgttggtttatcatattaaacccaaataaaatacatgaaggtttgtggttgtacccTGTGAAAATGTGGGAAGGTTttagggtgtgaatacttttgcaagacaagTCAGCAGAGCATTCTGTGTAGCTGACAGACCTCACACACTTGCAGGCACTTACATGGTTGTACATGTAACGCAGCATGAAGTCCATGAGGAAGGACTTGCCCTTGCGGAAAGCCCCCGCCACGGAGATGGCCACCACTTCGCGGTCCCTGACCTCCTCAGACAGGAGGATCCGGCTCAGCGCCGCCTCATCCAGCTCAAAGGTGTGGTCGTCTTTGACCAGCAGCACCTGGATCGGCCGGGCTCGTCCATCTggctcctcttcctctgagcTCCACtcataaacatttttgtcacTCAGAGACCCTGAGGAATAAATCAGAGGCAGGGAATTTTCTGTGGAGGAAAGTACAGGGTGACCTCAAAGAATCTAAGTGACAAGGcaactaaaacattttcctgTGAAGCCAACAGAAGAGCCAGAAGGTCTTCACAGTGATGATGGGCAAACTTAACAGTCCATTAAATGAGAAGGCCGGAAAGATAAACCTCTTTCTGTAAGCACTGATATTCATTATACTGAATCAGACCACTGTGTCCGTTCAATATATCGGTGCTCAGTGAGATCACACGGGCTAAAAGGTTTCAGAGCTGCTGCTCTGAAACCTTTTAGGGTTTCCAATCAGTGCTGTTTCATGCAAAATGGAAGCTACAAAcagcgccttgcaaaactatCCATACTTCTGGAACCTCTCCATATTTTGTCCCTAACCCTTCAAGGTATTTCATGGGACACAAAGTAGTTTATAATTgtgaaatgatacatggttgtcaattttttttgacaaataaaaatctgaaaagaatgtgaatttgtattccgCCCCTCTGAgtcaaaacttcataaaacaatcatttgttgcAACTATAGCAGCAATTCTTTTAGGGtctgtttctaccagctttgcagaaCTAAGACTGAAATGGTTTGCCGGTTCTTCTTTGCGAAACAGCTCaaactcaattcaattgaaAGTGCCtgtaaaatacacattttcagAACTTGCCAGAGATTATTAATTGCATTAATATTTGcattttgactaggccattctaaaccAATGAAAAGACTTTGAGCTAAACTATTTTATTGTAGCttcagatattgttttatatcccaatcctgctttaaacatctccacaactttcttcctgacctggtgttccttggtcttcatgatgctgtttgttccctaatgttctctaacaaacctctgaggctttcatggaacagctggatttatattgggattaaattgcacacagaTGGACTTCACAAATTAGTTGGTTTCTAAAAGCAACTGGTTAAACCGGATTCTATTTATGCGTATCAGATTAAAGGCAGCTCAATGCAAATGCATACCACATTTTTCAGAattgttcagtttaaaaaaaaaaaagtataattttcctttcactttttgTGGGTCTATCATGAAAAACTACACTAAAGAACATTGAATTTTGTGGTTGCCACATGATTAAACGTGAAAAGGTTTAATGGGAATGAATAttattgcaaggcactgtagctatCTCCCACACTCATCCGGTCTGCACCCAAGGAAGACGTGACTTTGCCTTCCAGGAAATGACTTGAAATAAAAGCCAGGCTTTACCTCTCATAGAGCACAAGTAACGGGTTAAGAAGTAACAGGCCATGTGTTGGGTTCAGAATATGAATGCACAGTGAATAATTCAACACTGAGTCAATGTTTCTTCTCAGGCCCGGAACAGACCATCAGTTTGGTTTCCTTCTGCAGGAGCCTCCTCCAAGGCCTGGCGGACAACCTGATCATGCTGCTTCTGCCACTGCCCCTAAAACAGCTAAAGACGTCAGAAGCTGCTTTAAGTGGGTCAGACCAGATCAACTCTCTACTagtaagcagcagcagcagcagcttttcCCCTCATTTCTAACACGGGCCTCTCCCACTAGCCCCACACAGGTTGGTTTGACTACAGAGTGATGTCAGAGATGGATGCTGGTAACCAGTTAACGGTAATGGTGGGAAAAGGTTTGGAGTTTGGAATTTCTGATGCAGAATTACACACATTTACCGCAAAGGCATCACAGAGCCTAAAAATTAAACAGTAACTGTAAACGCTGGGAATCAAATTGTGATTTAGGGCCTTTAGAGGCCTAAACTGACCCAACAAGGCCTTTCCTATAAACCAATCACAGCATTTACCCAATAGTAAGATATATTTAAATGAACGTGTTTCATTATGCCTGCAGAGGCCAAATGCAGCACGGAGTGTTCCTCTATATCAGTGGCGTCAGCTGCATAGACATTAAATGCATTGATAGACTGATCAGCATTTGTCTCAATATTCAGAAAGGAAAGCAAACCGAGCACAAAACAACCAGAGCGGTGCATCGTTTCCACCCTCTGTgtgaaatattaaatgttttgtacGTACACTCACCCCAGCTGTCTCTCTCTGGACGGTGTTTCACCATAATGTAGTCCTTTTACCCCCCGGCTTGAAGCGTATATGAGCAACCCTAGTCGGTAGGCATGAGAGTAGGGAGCGGGGAGGATGCCCTTATCTCCAGCACAACGCCGTTCCTGTTGCAGGAGGATGATGGTGCTTTTATCCACGGCGCGATACACAGATCCTGCCGCCAGGGGCGCTGGTGTCTGTTGTCCCAGGCCTGTGTGTTGAACGCAGCCAAATTAATAATGCATAAAACTGCATACGAATGTGTACATTAtgtcaaaaatgaaaacataatgaaaagaaaactacAAAATATATGCTTTACAGCGGTAACCAATCATATCACGAACTTGCCCTGTATGTTATGTTCTGGTCGGTAGGTGGCGACGTAGCACAAAGGTTGAAACCCATGCTGCCTTCAAAGATATGAGggacatttttttatgtaataggGAGGGGAAAGGTAGGCCTCCTTACGATTCGCCATTTCATCCCTTTGTCGTGCTCTTCGCTCCTGGCACATGCCCCTTCGTACCGACCATGCGTCATGTCGTAGCTTCCTTAAGGTCTTTTCTGACCCGCTTTGACAAACAACTATTTAAAGTAAACTAAAATAGTGTTTCTTCAAACAAAAGGTGGTTCTCTGttatttttggtttgatcaAGATAATCAACCTGTCTCCTGGCCCAAATATGAATTGGATGTAATACAAAGTCTTCAACAAAATATCTCaataaatatacattatatGTAAACATTGAGAATTGTTATGACAAAACCTTCGCAATTAATATTTTACTCATAACACTTTTGTGTTTCCATAACATAAACTGGTGTTTAATGGTTTGAGTACATGGTTACAAAAATGCGGTTTTTTTGTGAGGTGGGTGGGAGGTCAAAATGAAAGTGAGAATGAACGAAATGGCGAAGTGTGGGCGCGAAATGCATGAATAAATTGGGAAAAGGACGAATTTACACAGCCAGTAAACGTGATCAGGTTGGTAAACATACAGCCTTTGGAGACACTACACAAAAATTTCAGAAATTGACTGTAACTAATAACATTACATAAGTACTTtgtaaattaaacaaacaaaagcagaatTATTTAGGGAAAGGTTCTAGAAAATCATACTTATTTCAAGAGGGGAAATTTCCTTGTGTGTTTCCCAGTAGGaaagcatgtttaaaataattgtgaACTAAAGTAAAATATGAAGTAGGCTATAAGTCAGACATAACAAAGacatttcaattaaattaaagttgAAGTCCATATTATGCTGGCgatgacattttatttaaattacataATAATTAGCAGTTTGTTTGCCTGTGTAATCAGCATTGTAACATTTCAGATGACCAACTAATAGCGAAAATTACAGGTTTTATGTCTGGATAGAGGGTGTAGCGTAACTAAAAAATTCATCAGTCTAATTTTTGCTCGCGGTGCTTGAACGCACCATGAGTCCAGCAACTCGACTGCACGGACTAGCGGCACACTGTTGCTTTTTTGTGTCGTGTTTTctctgaatacattttaataaacgtCTATTATTAGCGCGGAGTGACAGTGGAATTTAATACACAATGTCGAAGCTTCTTTAAAGCTGCCAAAGGAGAGAAATGACATGTCAGCGGGGGAACTTACGGCTGAGATTTCTGAGGGGATTGAAGTATACCGTAACGTCCGTACTGCTCTAAAAGAAACGGGGTGAGCTGGTGGAGCCAACTGAAGTTTACTACTTCGATAACAAAGGGAcatcagttttactttttgaagcttTTATTCGACGCCACACCACAGTTAAAGACTCAGTGGGGATTTATAATGCAAGACGAGCGCACTTGGTGTTTCTGCATTGTAAAAGGTGAGCCCAGTTTGAACTTAACGGCAGGCGGGGGGCTAAGTTAATGTTTGCGTGTTAGCTAGCATTAGCTGAGTTGCCCTGTCGCTAAGCCCCTGGCTGGCCCTGGCTATTTGCTGGAATGACCACGGATATCCTGTTAAAAGTAGCGCAGTGTGATGCTAGTTGAGTGTCGTTGTTACAAAATAAACGGCTTCGTAGGAAAACTTATTATTCTACAGGTCTTGTGGACTAAAATTGTTGCGTTGCTAACAAAGAGAAATGTCACTTTAAGAATGTAACATAAGACCTGTTTTATAACCCTTGTTCCCCCCATTTAAACTAGGACGCGTACAGGGATTAAACCTTTAATTTAGCCCTTTAACACTTTCATTAACTTTGTCTCTGCGTCAGGATATGGAGCGCAGAGAGGCGCCGTCTGAATAGCATTGGTCGAGACTGTCTTCTGTCGACCACCCACACCACGTCTAATCAAGCCAACTAAATGTAAAGGATCCCTCGGTTTCAAGCTATCATGGATATCTTTCCCCGACCGAGCTGCGAAATTCAGAGGAGGAACCCCCAGAATGACTTTGAGCTCATTCAGAGGGTGGGAAGTGGAACATATGGAGAAGTGTACAAGGTAGGCTGAATTGACTGGTTTCCACAGTCTGTCATAGGAGCTCGAGATAGTGTGATTTACTTATCTCATGACTATTCAACCCATAAGCtgtgtgctgtttgttttgtaagtCATAATAGCATATGGGAGCCATATGACAACTTTTTTCCAGAAAGCTGAATTTGACTATCTTGTAAGGGAGGGAAAATTGCAGTGGCTTTCTTTCTTCCAGCTGACTAGCAATGCTCAGAAACAGGTAGGGGAGGGGAATAACTGCGTTACTGTGGTCTTTAAACGTTCGGTGGAAATTCTAGACACTCCACACTTTGTGGGATCTCATTAAAGGACTTCAAATGATAGAAACAGTATGACAAAGAAATGTGGAAACCTTaactttttgaaattattgtatATCTTTGTGCTGGTAACTGGCCT
This genomic window contains:
- the atl1 gene encoding atlastin-1 isoform X2, translated to MVKHRPERDSWGSLSDKNVYEWSSEEEEPDGRARPIQVLLVKDDHTFELDEAALSRILLSEEVRDREVVAISVAGAFRKGKSFLMDFMLRYMYNHASENWLGDANEALTGFSWRGGSERETTGIQIWSEVFLVDKPDGRKVAVLLMDTQGTFDSQSTLRDSATVFALSTMISSMQVYNISQNVQEDDLQHLQLFTEYGRLAMEETFLKPFQSLIFLVRDWSFPYEFPYGQEGGMKFLEKRLKISENQHEELQNVRKHIHSCFTNISSFLMPHPGLKVATNPHFDGRIKEIDGEFINNLKILVPWILSPRNIDVKEINGSKITCRGLLEYFKAYIKIYQGEELPHPKSMLQATAEANNLAAVAAAKDLYNKKMEEVCGGDRPFLAPSELQNRHGAIREEALQLFRGVKKMGGEEFSRRYLQQLEGEIDEVFVQYIKHNDSKNIFHAARTPATLFVVIFVMYVAAGITGFVGVDIIASLCNMILGLALITLCTWAYIRYSGEYRELGAVIDQVAGALWDQGSTNEALYKLYNVAANHRHLYHHAFPGAHADDAAEERDKKKD
- the atl1 gene encoding atlastin-1 isoform X1, yielding MVKHRPERDSWGEWSLSDKNVYEWSSEEEEPDGRARPIQVLLVKDDHTFELDEAALSRILLSEEVRDREVVAISVAGAFRKGKSFLMDFMLRYMYNHASENWLGDANEALTGFSWRGGSERETTGIQIWSEVFLVDKPDGRKVAVLLMDTQGTFDSQSTLRDSATVFALSTMISSMQVYNISQNVQEDDLQHLQLFTEYGRLAMEETFLKPFQSLIFLVRDWSFPYEFPYGQEGGMKFLEKRLKISENQHEELQNVRKHIHSCFTNISSFLMPHPGLKVATNPHFDGRIKEIDGEFINNLKILVPWILSPRNIDVKEINGSKITCRGLLEYFKAYIKIYQGEELPHPKSMLQATAEANNLAAVAAAKDLYNKKMEEVCGGDRPFLAPSELQNRHGAIREEALQLFRGVKKMGGEEFSRRYLQQLEGEIDEVFVQYIKHNDSKNIFHAARTPATLFVVIFVMYVAAGITGFVGVDIIASLCNMILGLALITLCTWAYIRYSGEYRELGAVIDQVAGALWDQGSTNEALYKLYNVAANHRHLYHHAFPGAHADDAAEERDKKKD
- the atl1 gene encoding atlastin-1 isoform X3 gives rise to the protein MVKHRPERDSWGSLSDKNVYEWSSEEEEPDGRARPIQVLLVKDDHTFELDEAALSRILLSEEVRDREVVAISVAGAFRKGKSFLMDFMLRYMYNHASENWLGDANEALTGFSWRGGSERETTGIQIWSEVFLVDKPDGRKVAVLLMDTQGTFDSQSTLRDSATVFALSTMISSMQVYNISQNVQEDDLQHLQLFTEYGRLAMEETFLKPFQSLIFLVRDWSFPYEFPYGQEGGMKFLEKRLKISENQHEELQNVRKHIHSCFTNISSFLMPHPGLKVATNPHFDGRIKEIDGEFINNLKILVPWILSPRNIDVKEINGSKITCRGLLEYFKAYIKIYQGEELPHPKSMLQATAEANNLAAVAAAKDLYNKKMEEVCGGDRPFLAPSELQNRHGAIREEALQLFRGVKKMGGEEFSRRYLQQLEGEIDEVFVQYIKHNDSKNIFHAARTPATLFVVIFVMYVAAGITGFVGVDIIASLCNMILGLALITLCTWAYIRYSGEYRELGAVIDQVAGALWDQALYKLYNVAANHRHLYHHAFPGAHADDAAEERDKKKD